In the genome of Streptomyces collinus, one region contains:
- a CDS encoding GNAT family N-acetyltransferase, producing the protein MPTPSLASLPIRRLTLRDQAACADLSEDRGWPREEHKWGFLLTAGKGYGIDDPDGGLISACVVTEYGPQDPALAAIGMVLVAGRHARQGVGRRLMRHVVSAMGATPLTLHATPYGRPLYEELGFKVTGRAEMVRGHFTPGGPEPRVATRPATAEDLTAILRLDEQVFGTDRTHIVTRLPAFADQLRVAEEGGRIIGYAGAWPNMDTHVVGPLIARDTSVAQALIASLAARTDRPLRTDIDVRHEELLAWVKERGLESIAFNSVMSYGITELPGDWSRRFAPVTVAAG; encoded by the coding sequence GTGCCGACTCCTTCTCTTGCCTCCCTGCCCATCCGACGTCTGACGCTCCGCGACCAAGCGGCCTGCGCCGACTTGTCCGAGGACCGGGGGTGGCCACGGGAGGAGCACAAGTGGGGTTTTCTTCTTACGGCCGGAAAGGGTTACGGCATCGACGACCCTGACGGCGGCCTGATCAGCGCCTGCGTCGTCACCGAGTACGGACCGCAGGACCCCGCCCTCGCCGCGATCGGCATGGTCCTGGTCGCCGGACGGCATGCCCGGCAGGGCGTGGGACGCCGGCTGATGCGTCACGTCGTCTCGGCGATGGGCGCCACCCCCCTCACCCTGCATGCCACGCCGTACGGCCGCCCCCTCTACGAGGAGCTCGGCTTCAAGGTCACCGGGCGGGCCGAGATGGTCCGCGGGCACTTCACTCCCGGCGGGCCGGAGCCGAGAGTCGCCACGCGCCCGGCGACCGCCGAGGACCTCACCGCGATCCTCCGGCTCGACGAGCAGGTTTTCGGGACCGACCGCACCCATATCGTCACCCGACTCCCCGCCTTCGCCGACCAGTTGCGCGTGGCCGAGGAGGGCGGGCGGATCATCGGGTACGCGGGTGCCTGGCCCAACATGGACACTCACGTCGTGGGGCCGCTCATCGCACGCGACACGTCGGTGGCGCAGGCGCTCATCGCCTCTCTTGCCGCCCGCACCGACCGTCCGCTGCGCACGGACATCGATGTGCGGCACGAAGAGCTCCTCGCGTGGGTGAAGGAGCGTGGCCTGGAATCCATCGCCTTCAACTCGGTGATGTCGTACGGGATCACCGAGTTGCCCGGAGACTGGAGCCGGCGGTTCGCGCCGGTCACGGTCGCGGCGGGCTGA
- a CDS encoding GlcG/HbpS family heme-binding protein — MNTTTAVAPLTTQDADALIAAAQRAAEAAGVTISVTVLDAGGHLLAFRRDDRAVLISGETSTRKAFTALQLNAPTADLVDAVQPGGLFHTLPTALDRPLLFIAGGVPVHRDGRLIGAIGVGGGAPEQDHGFATAALETLA; from the coding sequence ATGAACACCACCACCGCTGTCGCCCCGCTCACCACCCAGGACGCCGACGCGCTCATCGCCGCGGCCCAGCGTGCCGCCGAGGCCGCAGGCGTCACCATCAGCGTCACCGTCCTGGACGCGGGCGGCCATCTGCTCGCCTTCCGGCGGGACGACCGCGCCGTGCTGATCTCCGGCGAGACCAGCACCCGCAAGGCCTTCACGGCTCTCCAGCTGAACGCGCCCACCGCCGACCTGGTCGACGCGGTGCAGCCCGGGGGCCTCTTCCACACGCTGCCGACCGCGCTCGACCGGCCGCTGCTGTTCATCGCCGGCGGCGTTCCGGTGCACCGCGACGGCCGTCTGATCGGCGCGATCGGCGTGGGCGGCGGCGCACCGGAGCAGGACCACGGTTTCGCCACGGCCGCCCTGGAGACCCTTGCCTGA
- a CDS encoding MFS transporter, which translates to MPLALLALAIGAFGIGTTEFVIMGLLPEVGGDYGVSIPTAGYLVTGYALGVMFGAPLMTVLGTKTSRKRMLMLLMGLFIVGNLLSALAPAFSVMLIGRIVASLAHGAFFGIGSVVAADLVAPDKKAGAIAMMFTGLTVANVVGVPLGTLVGQSVGWRVTFGIVAALGVVGLAGIARLVPDMPKAEGVHLRHELAAFKNVQVLLAMAMTVLGFGGVFAAITYIAPMMTHVAGFADGSVTWLLVLFGLGMVGGNLVGGRFADRALMPMLYVSLGALAVVLALFTLTAHDKLLSAITIALIGALGFATVPPLQKRVLDQAHGAPTLASAVNIGAFNLGNALSAWLGGLVIAAGLGYTAPNWVGAALAAGALVLAVVSAALERRTGEPGTVVAGGAPAEQRAAVHH; encoded by the coding sequence ATGCCTCTCGCGCTTCTGGCCCTCGCGATCGGGGCCTTCGGGATCGGAACGACGGAATTCGTGATCATGGGCTTGCTGCCCGAGGTCGGGGGCGACTACGGGGTCTCCATCCCCACCGCCGGCTACCTGGTGACCGGCTACGCGCTCGGCGTCATGTTCGGCGCCCCACTGATGACCGTGCTCGGCACCAAGACCTCCCGCAAGCGGATGCTGATGCTGCTCATGGGCCTGTTCATCGTCGGCAACCTGCTCTCGGCACTCGCCCCGGCCTTCTCCGTCATGCTGATCGGCCGGATCGTCGCCTCGCTGGCCCACGGCGCCTTCTTCGGCATCGGCTCGGTCGTCGCGGCCGACCTCGTCGCCCCGGACAAGAAGGCCGGAGCCATCGCGATGATGTTCACCGGTCTGACCGTCGCCAACGTGGTCGGCGTCCCGCTGGGCACGCTCGTCGGGCAGTCCGTCGGCTGGCGGGTGACCTTCGGCATCGTCGCCGCTCTCGGCGTCGTCGGCCTGGCCGGCATCGCCCGGCTCGTCCCCGACATGCCCAAGGCGGAAGGCGTGCACCTGCGCCACGAGCTGGCCGCCTTCAAGAACGTGCAGGTGCTGCTCGCGATGGCCATGACCGTCCTCGGCTTCGGCGGTGTCTTCGCGGCCATCACCTACATCGCGCCGATGATGACCCACGTCGCAGGCTTCGCCGACGGCTCCGTCACCTGGCTGCTGGTCCTCTTCGGCCTCGGCATGGTCGGCGGGAACCTCGTCGGCGGCAGGTTCGCCGACCGCGCCCTGATGCCCATGCTGTACGTCTCCCTGGGCGCCCTGGCCGTCGTCCTGGCGCTGTTCACCCTCACCGCTCACGACAAGCTGCTGTCGGCCATCACCATCGCGCTGATCGGTGCCCTGGGCTTCGCGACCGTGCCGCCGCTCCAGAAGCGGGTCCTCGACCAGGCGCACGGTGCCCCGACCCTGGCCTCCGCCGTGAACATCGGCGCCTTCAATCTCGGCAACGCGTTGTCCGCCTGGCTCGGCGGCCTCGTGATCGCGGCAGGCCTCGGCTACACCGCCCCCAACTGGGTCGGTGCCGCTCTGGCAGCCGGAGCCCTGGTCCTTGCCGTTGTCTCGGCCGCCCTGGAACGCCGTACCGGTGAGCCCGGCACCGTCGTCGCGGGCGGCGCACCGGCCGAGCAGCGGGCCGCCGTCCACCACTGA
- a CDS encoding MarR family winged helix-turn-helix transcriptional regulator produces the protein MTATDPALTALAQSWCALSLLHGRIEAHIERALQAGHDLSAREYSLLDVLSRQHDGDGGHLQMKQVADAVVLSQSATTRLVTRLEDRGLLERYLCPTDRRGIYTNVTEAGLELLEAARPTNDAALREALDEAAKNPELAPLVRVVENLKAPVPA, from the coding sequence ATGACAGCGACGGACCCCGCGCTCACCGCTCTCGCCCAGAGCTGGTGCGCCCTCTCCCTGCTCCACGGGAGGATCGAGGCCCACATCGAGCGCGCCCTGCAGGCCGGGCACGACCTCAGTGCGCGCGAGTACTCCCTGCTGGACGTGCTCAGCCGACAGCACGACGGGGACGGCGGCCATCTGCAGATGAAGCAGGTCGCCGACGCGGTCGTCCTCAGCCAGAGCGCGACCACACGCCTGGTCACCCGGCTGGAGGACCGCGGTCTCCTGGAGCGCTACCTGTGCCCCACGGATCGCCGGGGCATCTACACGAACGTCACCGAAGCGGGCCTCGAACTGCTGGAAGCGGCTCGGCCGACCAATGACGCCGCCCTGCGTGAAGCCCTCGACGAAGCGGCGAAGAACCCCGAACTGGCCCCGCTGGTCCGGGTCGTGGAGAACCTGAAGGCCCCGGTGCCCGCCTAG
- a CDS encoding GNAT family N-acetyltransferase: MGDLEIRAAISDDVPAIVAMLADDPLGAQRESPDDLGPYLAALERLSADPNQRVIVAVRQGRVVGTLQLTVIPGLSRRGATRSIIEGVRIHADERGSGLGTQLIEWAIDASREQGCQLVQLTSDRTRTDAHRFYERLGFTASHTGFKLQL; encoded by the coding sequence ATGGGAGATCTTGAGATACGTGCCGCCATCTCCGACGACGTCCCGGCGATCGTCGCCATGCTCGCGGACGACCCGCTGGGCGCACAGCGCGAGTCACCGGACGACCTCGGCCCGTACCTGGCCGCGCTGGAGCGGCTCAGCGCCGACCCGAACCAGCGTGTGATCGTGGCGGTACGGCAGGGCCGGGTCGTCGGCACGCTCCAGCTCACGGTCATTCCCGGGCTCTCCCGACGCGGTGCCACCCGGTCGATCATCGAAGGGGTCCGCATCCACGCGGACGAGCGCGGCAGCGGCCTGGGAACCCAGCTCATCGAGTGGGCGATCGACGCATCCCGGGAGCAGGGATGCCAGTTGGTCCAGCTGACCTCCGACAGGACGCGCACCGACGCCCACCGCTTCTACGAGCGGCTCGGGTTCACGGCCTCCCACACAGGCTTCAAGCTCCAGCTGTAA
- a CDS encoding serine hydrolase domain-containing protein translates to MTTSQGELLPGTRRALLHRIAVAQAEGRAPSLVAAVVRDGTTVWTGARTSVDGHAPDENVQYRIGSITKTFTAVLVLRLRDEGALDLGDPLEKHLPGTGVGEATVAELLAHTGGLAAETPGPWWERSPGSLRPELADVLGERPLLAPPGRRFHYSNPGYALLGALIEKLRGASWEEVLRREVLEPLGLHRTSVLPQAPHAGGWAVHPWADVMLPEPLADLGRMAPAGQLWSTTGDLARFAAFLVQGDERVLSAASLREMRTPAAPHEAADVAGGYAYCLGMEIRRRNGRSLVGHTGSLPGFLACLMISVDDDVAAVAMANSTSGPLLFPVAADLVRIVAEAEPRIPAPWKPLADLDPSLLELTGQWYWGTHAFALRLTADGLVSLGPLSGAGRRSRFRSNGDGTWTGLEGYYASELLKAVRRPDGSVSHLDLGSFVFTRQPYDEGAPVPGGVDPGGWRGIG, encoded by the coding sequence ATGACGACATCTCAGGGAGAACTGCTTCCCGGAACCCGCCGCGCTCTGTTGCACCGGATCGCCGTCGCGCAGGCCGAAGGGCGGGCTCCGTCGCTCGTCGCGGCCGTCGTGCGGGACGGGACAACGGTGTGGACGGGTGCCCGGACTTCGGTGGACGGGCATGCGCCGGACGAGAACGTTCAGTACCGGATCGGCTCGATCACCAAGACCTTCACGGCCGTGCTCGTGCTGCGGCTTCGCGACGAGGGTGCCCTGGATCTCGGGGATCCGCTCGAGAAGCATCTGCCGGGCACCGGCGTGGGGGAGGCGACCGTCGCCGAACTCCTGGCGCACACAGGCGGCCTGGCGGCCGAGACGCCGGGGCCGTGGTGGGAACGGAGTCCCGGATCGCTGCGGCCCGAACTCGCCGACGTTCTGGGTGAGCGGCCCCTGCTGGCCCCGCCCGGCCGCCGGTTCCACTACTCGAACCCGGGATACGCGCTGCTCGGCGCACTCATCGAGAAGCTTCGCGGAGCCTCTTGGGAGGAGGTCCTTCGGCGTGAAGTGCTCGAACCTCTGGGCCTGCATCGCACGAGCGTGCTGCCTCAGGCGCCCCATGCGGGTGGCTGGGCCGTGCATCCCTGGGCCGATGTGATGCTTCCTGAGCCCCTCGCGGATCTGGGGCGCATGGCGCCGGCCGGTCAGCTCTGGTCGACGACAGGTGACTTGGCGCGGTTCGCGGCCTTTCTGGTCCAGGGCGACGAGCGGGTGCTGAGCGCCGCGTCCCTGAGGGAGATGAGGACACCGGCCGCACCCCATGAGGCGGCGGACGTGGCGGGCGGTTACGCCTACTGTCTGGGCATGGAGATCCGGCGTCGGAACGGCCGGTCCCTCGTCGGCCACACCGGCTCGCTGCCCGGGTTCCTCGCGTGCCTCATGATCAGCGTCGACGACGACGTGGCGGCGGTCGCCATGGCCAACTCCACTTCCGGGCCGCTGCTGTTCCCGGTCGCCGCCGACCTGGTCCGCATCGTCGCCGAGGCGGAGCCGCGCATCCCGGCACCGTGGAAGCCGCTGGCCGATCTCGACCCATCGCTGCTGGAGCTGACGGGGCAGTGGTACTGGGGGACGCACGCCTTCGCTCTGCGGCTGACGGCCGACGGACTGGTCTCACTGGGGCCGCTGTCCGGTGCCGGGCGCCGCTCACGGTTCCGGTCGAACGGCGACGGCACCTGGACGGGGCTGGAGGGTTACTACGCCAGCGAGCTCCTGAAGGCCGTACGGCGGCCGGACGGGTCCGTGAGCCATCTGGACCTGGGCTCGTTCGTGTTCACGCGTCAGCCGTACGACGAGGGGGCTCCTGTGCCGGGCGGGGTCGATCCCGGGGGATGGCGCGGTATCGGTTAG